One genomic segment of Garra rufa chromosome 13, GarRuf1.0, whole genome shotgun sequence includes these proteins:
- the LOC141283138 gene encoding serine/threonine-protein kinase PAK 6-like — protein MRDYRHKNVVEMYKSALVGEELWVIMEYLQGGALTNIVSETRLTEEQIATVCEAVLQALCYLHAQGVIHRDIKSDSILLTLDGRVKLSDFGFCAQISKDIPKRKSLVGTPYWMAPEVVSKTPYGTEVDMWSLGIMVVEMVDGEPPYFSETPIAAMKRLRDEPAPTARNISRISPVLRDFLDSLLTRDPLERASAADLLHHPFMLQASSPRCLVPLVEQYRKRMSRC, from the exons ATGCGAGACTACCGGCATAAAAACGTGGTGGAGATGTACAAGAGCGCTTTGGTTGGTGAAGAGCTGTGGGTCATCATGGAGTACCTGCAGGGTGGCGCTCTAACTAACATCGTCTCTGAAACCAG gcTAACGGAGGAGCAGATCGCTACAGTGTGTGAAGCTGTTCTTCAAGCTCTCTGTTATCTTCACGCTCAGGGTGTCATTCACAGAGACATCAAAAGCGACTCCATTTTACTCACACTGGATGGCAGG GTCAAACTGTCTGACTTTGGATTCTGCGCTCAGATCAGCAAAGACATCCCAAAGAGGAAGTCACTAGTCGGGACTCCATATTGGATGGCACCGGAAGTGGTTTCAAAGACGCCGTACGGCACTGAG GTGGACATGTGGTCTCTGGGGATCATGGTGGTGGAGATGGTTGATGGAGAACCTCCGTATTTCAGCGAGACGCCCATAGCAGCGATGAAGAGACTGCGGGACGAGCCGGCGCCCACTGCCAGGAACATTAGCAGG ATCTCTCCCGTCCTGAGGGACTTTCTGGACTCGTTGTTGACGCGTGATCCTCTGGAGCGAGCGAGCGCCGCTGATCTTCTTCACCATCCCTTCATGCTGCAGGCCTCTTCTCCTCGCTGTCTGGTGCCGCTGGTGGAGCAGTACCGCAAACGCATGTCCCGCTGCTGA
- the LOC141283137 gene encoding serine/threonine-protein kinase PAK 6-like, whose protein sequence is MRDYRHKNVVEMYKSALVGEELWVIMEYLQGGALTNIVSETRLTEEQIATVCEAVLQALCYLHAQGVIHRDIKSDSILLTLDGRVKLSDFGFCAQISKDIPKRKSLVGTPYWMAPEVVSKTPYGTEVDMWSLGIMVVEMVDGEPPYFSETPIAAMKRLRDEPAPTARNISRISPVLRDFLDSLLTRDPLERASAADLLHHPFMLQASSPRCLVPLVEQYRKRMSRC, encoded by the exons ATGCGAGACTACCGGCATAAAAACGTGGTGGAGATGTACAAGAGCGCTTTGGTTGGTGAAGAGCTGTGGGTCATCATGGAGTACCTGCAGGGCGGCGCTCTAACCAACATCGTCTCTGAAACCAG gcTAACGGAGGAGCAGATCGCTACAGTGTGTGAAGCTGTTCTTCAAGCTCTCTGTTATCTTCACGCTCAGGGTGTCATTCACAGAGACATCAAAAGCGACTCCATTTTACTCACACTGGATGGCAGG GTCAAACTGTCTGACTTTGGATTCTGCGCTCAGATCAGCAAAGACATCCCAAAGAGGAAGTCACTAGTCGGGACTCCATATTGGATGGCACCGGAAGTGGTTTCAAAGACGCCGTACGGCACTGAG GTGGACATGTGGTCTCTGGGGATCATGGTGGTGGAGATGGTCGATGGAGAACCTCCGTATTTCAGCGAGACGCCCATAGCAGCGATGAAGAGACTGCGGGACGAGCCGGCGCCCACTGCCAGGAACATTAGCAGG ATCTCTCCCGTCCTGAGGGACTTTCTGGACTCGTTGTTGACGCGTGATCCTCTGGAGCGAGCGAGCGCCGCTGATCTTCTTCACCATCCCTTCATGCTGCAGGCCTCTTCTCCTCGCTGTCTGGTGCCGCTGGTGGAGCAGTACCGCAAACGCATGTCCCGCTGCTGA